One segment of Actinomyces sp. 432 DNA contains the following:
- a CDS encoding IclR family transcriptional regulator: MDTLGDIENGSGVGVIDKAALVMSALEAGPATLAQLVTATHLARPTAHRIAVALEFHRLLARDAQGRFILGPRLNELASAAGEDHLLAAAGPVLAALRDKTHESAQLYRRQGDVRVCVANAERPIGLRDSIPVGATMSMQGGSGAQVLLAWEEPDRLHRGLAGARFNATMLSAVRRRGWAQSVGEREPGVASVSAPVRGASGKVIAAVSISGPIERMGRQPGRVHGPVVAAAARRLSEVLRSNDEG, translated from the coding sequence ATGGACACGTTGGGTGACATTGAAAATGGGAGTGGGGTCGGCGTCATCGACAAGGCCGCTCTGGTCATGAGCGCACTGGAGGCAGGCCCTGCCACGCTGGCGCAGCTCGTCACCGCCACTCACCTGGCACGCCCAACGGCGCACCGCATCGCCGTGGCACTGGAGTTCCACCGGCTGCTGGCCCGCGACGCGCAGGGGCGCTTCATTCTGGGACCGCGCCTGAATGAGCTCGCCTCCGCCGCCGGGGAGGACCACCTGCTGGCCGCCGCCGGCCCCGTGCTGGCGGCCCTGCGGGACAAGACCCACGAGTCAGCACAGCTGTACCGGCGTCAGGGGGACGTGCGCGTGTGCGTGGCCAACGCCGAGCGCCCCATCGGCCTGCGCGACTCCATCCCGGTAGGAGCCACCATGTCCATGCAGGGAGGCTCCGGCGCCCAGGTGCTGCTGGCGTGGGAGGAGCCCGACCGGCTGCACCGCGGCCTGGCAGGCGCCCGCTTCAACGCCACGATGCTCTCTGCGGTTCGCCGCCGCGGCTGGGCCCAGTCCGTGGGCGAGCGCGAGCCGGGTGTGGCCAGCGTGTCGGCACCAGTGCGAGGCGCCAGCGGCAAGGTCATCGCTGCGGTGTCGATTTCCGGGCCGATTGAGCGGATGGGGCGCCAGCCCGGGCGCGTGCACGGCCCCGTGGTGGCGGCCGCGGCGCGCCGCCTGTCCGAGGTTCTGCGCAGCAACGACGAGGGCTGA
- the murA gene encoding UDP-N-acetylglucosamine 1-carboxyvinyltransferase — MVDGLLQVEGGRPLNGEITVRGAKNLVPKAMVAALLGTTPSVLHNVPLIRDVDVVSGLLSLHGVSVDYDQAEGILRLDPSSVESAHMADIDAHAGSSRIPILFCGPLLHRLGEAFIPDLGGCRIGDRPIDFHLDILRSFGAIVDKQPQGIRLTAPDGLRGTVIDLPYPSVGATEQTLLTAVRAEGLTELRGAAVEPEIMDLVDVLQKMGAIISVDTDRTIHVEGVDELVGYNHRALPDRIETASWAAAALATRGDVFVHGAHQSDMTTFLNIFRKVGGAFDVRDDGIRFYHPGGDLKSIVVETNVHPGFMTDWQQPLVVALTQAEGLSIVHETVYENRFGFTGALRKMGATIQVYRECLGGTACRFGQRNFYHSAVISGPTPLRGADIVVPDLRGGFSHLIAALAAEGTSHVEGVNLIDRGYEHFMSKLAALDANVTRLA, encoded by the coding sequence ATGGTTGACGGTCTGCTCCAGGTTGAGGGCGGGCGCCCGCTCAACGGTGAAATCACCGTCCGTGGCGCCAAGAACCTAGTCCCCAAGGCGATGGTTGCAGCCCTGCTGGGCACCACACCGTCGGTGCTGCACAACGTGCCTCTGATCCGCGACGTCGACGTCGTCTCCGGGCTGCTATCGCTGCACGGGGTCAGTGTCGACTACGACCAGGCCGAGGGCATCCTGCGCCTGGACCCCTCCAGCGTCGAGAGCGCCCATATGGCCGACATTGACGCCCACGCCGGCTCCTCGCGCATCCCGATCCTGTTCTGCGGCCCGCTGCTGCACCGGCTTGGCGAGGCCTTCATCCCCGACCTGGGCGGCTGCCGTATTGGCGACCGGCCCATCGACTTCCACCTGGATATTCTGCGCAGCTTCGGCGCGATCGTCGACAAGCAGCCCCAGGGCATTCGCCTGACCGCCCCCGATGGACTGCGCGGAACCGTCATCGACCTGCCCTACCCGTCAGTCGGTGCCACCGAGCAGACGCTGCTCACGGCCGTGCGCGCCGAGGGCCTGACGGAGCTGCGTGGCGCCGCCGTCGAGCCGGAGATCATGGACCTGGTGGACGTGCTGCAGAAGATGGGCGCCATCATCTCCGTGGACACCGACCGCACCATCCACGTAGAGGGCGTGGACGAGCTCGTCGGCTACAACCACCGCGCCCTGCCCGACCGCATCGAGACTGCATCCTGGGCGGCGGCCGCACTGGCCACCCGCGGTGACGTGTTCGTCCACGGCGCCCACCAGAGCGACATGACCACCTTCCTGAACATCTTCCGCAAGGTCGGCGGCGCCTTCGACGTGCGCGACGACGGAATCCGCTTCTACCACCCCGGCGGCGACCTGAAGAGCATTGTGGTGGAGACCAACGTCCACCCCGGCTTCATGACCGACTGGCAGCAGCCGCTCGTCGTCGCCCTGACCCAGGCGGAGGGCCTGTCCATCGTCCATGAGACCGTGTACGAGAACCGCTTCGGCTTCACCGGCGCCCTGCGCAAGATGGGCGCCACCATCCAGGTGTACCGCGAGTGCCTGGGTGGCACAGCCTGCCGCTTCGGGCAGCGCAACTTCTACCACTCCGCCGTCATCTCCGGGCCCACTCCGCTGCGCGGGGCGGACATCGTCGTGCCCGACCTGCGCGGCGGCTTCTCCCACCTGATCGCTGCGCTCGCGGCGGAGGGCACCAGCCACGTGGAGGGCGTGAACCTCATCGACCGCGGTTACGAGCACTTCATGAGCAAGCTCGCCGCCCTTGACGCCAACGTCACCCGGCTGGCCTGA
- a CDS encoding lysophospholipid acyltransferase family protein, with protein MTPFYRFAARGAIIPFLKAVSKQHVTGTENIPREGGFIAVANHLSNLDPLTAMRALVDEDVPIYSLAKSQLFEIPVLGHVFRAGGQIPVYRDSAKAGNSLVEAERRLGEGDPIMIFPEGTLSRDPLQWPMTGKTGAARLAMRTGVPVLPMGQWGAQDVLGAYGSGFRPFPRKDVDVLIGKPFDLSEFGEDTSDHAAVRGATAEIMRCITELVEQLRGEKAPRPFDMKYDGDPGKGNIGVRRPDPPTTSDDVRPSRTGTPAGGPGGNENGDEPETASEQQP; from the coding sequence ATGACCCCCTTCTACCGCTTTGCGGCCCGGGGGGCGATCATCCCCTTTCTCAAGGCGGTCTCTAAGCAGCACGTGACCGGGACGGAGAACATCCCCCGCGAGGGCGGCTTCATCGCGGTGGCCAATCACCTGTCCAACCTGGACCCGCTCACCGCCATGCGCGCGCTCGTGGACGAGGATGTGCCCATCTACTCGCTGGCCAAGTCCCAGCTGTTCGAGATCCCCGTCCTCGGGCACGTGTTCCGCGCCGGCGGGCAGATTCCCGTGTACCGGGACTCGGCCAAGGCTGGTAACTCGCTGGTGGAGGCCGAGCGGCGGCTTGGCGAGGGCGACCCGATCATGATCTTCCCGGAGGGCACGCTCTCGCGCGACCCGCTGCAGTGGCCGATGACCGGGAAGACCGGTGCCGCACGCCTGGCGATGCGCACCGGTGTGCCTGTTCTGCCCATGGGGCAGTGGGGGGCGCAGGATGTTCTGGGCGCCTACGGCAGTGGCTTCCGCCCCTTCCCCCGCAAGGACGTGGACGTGCTGATCGGCAAGCCTTTTGACCTGTCTGAATTCGGGGAGGACACCTCCGATCACGCTGCCGTGCGCGGCGCCACCGCCGAGATCATGCGGTGCATTACCGAGCTGGTGGAGCAGCTGCGTGGTGAGAAGGCGCCCCGTCCCTTCGACATGAAGTACGACGGCGATCCGGGCAAGGGCAATATCGGTGTGCGCCGGCCCGATCCGCCAACGACGTCGGACGATGTGCGCCCGTCCCGGACGGGCACGCCCGCCGGCGGACCGGGTGGCAATGAGAACGGCGACGAGCCCGAAACCGCCTCGGAGCAGCAGCCATGA
- the leuD gene encoding 3-isopropylmalate dehydratase small subunit has translation MEKFIRHTGIGAPLRRSAVDTDQIIPAVYLKRITRTGFEDALFASWRASEADFILNQEAYKRASVLVAGPDFGTGSSREHAVWALKDYGFKVVLAPRFADIFRGNAGKQGLVAGVISQEDTEQLWKILETEPGTEITVDLEQRTVEAGSFRTVFQIDDYVRWTLMEGLDDISLTLTHEEAIRAYEDARPAYKPRTLPARHEPAVAVAPARSAEMPVPIGYPFLRPGA, from the coding sequence ATGGAGAAGTTCATCCGCCACACCGGCATCGGCGCCCCCCTGCGCCGCAGCGCGGTGGACACCGACCAGATCATCCCGGCCGTCTACCTCAAGCGCATTACCCGCACCGGCTTCGAGGACGCCCTGTTCGCCTCCTGGCGGGCGAGCGAGGCCGATTTCATCCTCAACCAGGAGGCCTACAAGCGGGCCAGCGTGCTGGTGGCCGGCCCCGACTTCGGCACCGGATCCTCCCGCGAGCACGCCGTGTGGGCGCTGAAGGACTATGGCTTCAAGGTGGTGCTCGCACCCCGCTTCGCCGACATCTTCCGCGGCAACGCGGGCAAGCAGGGACTGGTAGCCGGGGTCATCAGCCAGGAGGACACCGAGCAGCTGTGGAAGATCCTGGAGACCGAGCCCGGCACCGAGATCACCGTGGACCTGGAGCAGCGCACCGTCGAGGCGGGCTCCTTCCGCACCGTGTTCCAGATCGACGACTATGTGCGCTGGACCCTTATGGAGGGGCTGGATGACATCTCGCTCACCCTCACCCACGAGGAGGCCATCCGCGCGTACGAGGATGCCCGGCCCGCCTATAAGCCGCGGACTCTGCCGGCCCGCCACGAGCCGGCTGTAGCCGTCGCCCCTGCCCGGTCAGCGGAGATGCCCGTGCCTATCGGCTATCCCTTCCTGCGCCCGGGAGCGTGA
- the leuC gene encoding 3-isopropylmalate dehydratase large subunit, which produces MGMTLAQKVWRDHVVAPGTDGAPDLLYIDLHLVHEVTSPQAFEGLRLAGRKVRRPDLTMATEDHNTPTLDIDLPIADVTSRTQIETLRANCAEFGVRLHSLGDADQGIVHAVGPQLGLTQPGMTVVCGDSHTSTHGAFGALAFGIGTSQVEHVLATQTLPVAPFKTMSVLIDGDLPAGSGAKDIILAIIAKIGTNGAQGHVIEYRGRAIEQLSMEARMTICNMSIEAGARAGMIAPDDTTFAYLKGRPHAPEGEDWDAAVAYWRSLRTDDDAVFDTEVVLKGSDIEPFVTWGTNPGQGLPISGAVPDPEEIADETLRRAAERALEYMDLAPGTPLRDIKVDTVFLGSCTNGRIEDLRAAAEVIKGRTKAPGLRMLVVPASARIRLQAEAEGLDEVFKEFGAEWRNAGCSMCLGMNPDQLAPGERAASTSNRNFEGRQGKGGRTHLVSPVVAAATAVRGTLSTPADLPALAA; this is translated from the coding sequence ATGGGAATGACCCTGGCACAGAAGGTGTGGCGCGACCACGTCGTCGCCCCCGGCACCGACGGAGCCCCGGACCTGCTCTACATCGACCTGCACCTCGTCCACGAGGTCACCAGCCCGCAGGCGTTCGAGGGCCTGCGCCTGGCCGGCCGCAAGGTCCGCCGTCCCGACCTGACCATGGCCACCGAGGACCACAACACCCCCACCCTGGACATCGACCTGCCCATCGCCGACGTCACCTCCCGCACCCAGATTGAGACCCTGCGCGCCAACTGCGCCGAATTCGGGGTGCGGCTGCACTCCCTGGGCGACGCGGACCAGGGCATCGTCCACGCCGTCGGCCCGCAGCTGGGGCTCACCCAGCCCGGCATGACCGTGGTGTGTGGTGACTCCCACACCTCCACCCACGGCGCCTTCGGGGCGCTCGCCTTCGGCATCGGCACCAGCCAGGTCGAGCACGTGCTGGCCACCCAGACCCTGCCCGTGGCCCCCTTCAAGACCATGAGCGTGCTCATCGACGGTGACCTGCCCGCCGGCAGCGGCGCCAAGGACATCATCCTGGCCATCATCGCCAAGATCGGCACTAATGGCGCCCAGGGGCACGTCATCGAGTACCGCGGCCGCGCCATCGAGCAACTGTCGATGGAGGCCCGCATGACCATCTGCAACATGAGCATCGAGGCCGGTGCCCGCGCCGGCATGATCGCCCCCGACGACACCACCTTCGCCTACCTCAAGGGCCGCCCGCACGCCCCCGAGGGGGAGGACTGGGACGCCGCCGTCGCCTACTGGCGCTCCCTGCGCACCGATGACGACGCCGTCTTCGACACCGAGGTCGTCCTGAAGGGCAGCGACATCGAGCCTTTCGTCACGTGGGGCACCAACCCCGGTCAGGGCCTGCCCATCTCCGGGGCGGTACCGGACCCCGAGGAGATCGCGGACGAGACGCTGCGTCGTGCTGCCGAGCGCGCCCTGGAGTACATGGACCTGGCGCCCGGCACCCCGCTGCGCGACATCAAGGTGGACACGGTCTTCCTCGGTTCATGCACCAATGGGCGTATCGAGGACCTGCGCGCCGCCGCCGAAGTCATCAAGGGCCGCACCAAGGCGCCCGGCCTGCGCATGCTCGTGGTGCCGGCCTCCGCCCGTATCCGGCTGCAGGCCGAGGCCGAGGGGCTGGATGAGGTGTTCAAGGAGTTCGGAGCCGAGTGGCGCAATGCCGGCTGCTCCATGTGCCTGGGAATGAACCCCGATCAGCTGGCCCCCGGTGAGCGTGCCGCCTCCACCTCTAACCGCAACTTCGAGGGCCGCCAGGGCAAGGGCGGGCGCACCCACCTGGTCTCGCCCGTAGTCGCCGCCGCCACCGCGGTGCGCGGAACCCTGTCCACTCCCGCGGACCTGCCGGCGCTCGCCGCCTGA
- a CDS encoding glycosyltransferase family 4 protein, whose amino-acid sequence MRRTLLVTNDFPPVVGGIQSYLDDYTRRLPAADLTVLASTPPEGPDAAATFDRAAAFDVVRMPTHVLLPTPDVRRRMQQLIREREIETVWFGAAAPLGLLGRAAKEAGATRVIATTHGHEVGWGMVLGARQALRRIFREADVVTYISDYTLGELRPHMPPGQEVLRLPSGIDVDRFHPDAEARAALRTRYRLGDAPTAVCVSRLVARKGQDSLISAWPRVVEQVPEARLVIVGWGPYAKKLALLRRSSPVRGSITLTGKVPYDELPGHVAMGDVFAMPCRTRGQGLDVEGLGIVFLEASAAGLPVIAGMSGGAPETVVEDVTGNVVDGRDEDALVAALVRQLTDPALRARMGEAGRALMVEKWTWPGLVDSLVQTIDAR is encoded by the coding sequence ATGCGTAGGACCCTGCTCGTCACCAATGACTTCCCGCCCGTCGTCGGCGGCATCCAGTCCTACCTGGACGACTACACCCGGCGTCTGCCCGCCGCGGATCTGACCGTCCTGGCGTCAACACCCCCTGAGGGCCCCGACGCCGCCGCGACCTTCGACCGCGCGGCCGCCTTCGACGTCGTGCGCATGCCCACGCATGTCCTTCTGCCGACCCCGGACGTGCGTCGGCGCATGCAGCAACTCATCCGCGAACGCGAGATCGAGACCGTCTGGTTCGGAGCCGCCGCCCCGCTCGGTCTCCTGGGACGCGCCGCCAAGGAGGCCGGCGCCACCCGCGTCATCGCCACCACCCACGGGCACGAGGTCGGTTGGGGCATGGTGCTCGGAGCCCGCCAGGCATTGCGCCGAATCTTCCGCGAGGCCGACGTCGTCACCTACATCTCCGACTACACACTCGGCGAGCTACGCCCCCACATGCCGCCCGGCCAGGAGGTCCTGCGCCTGCCCAGCGGCATCGACGTCGACCGTTTCCACCCCGACGCCGAGGCGCGCGCCGCCCTGCGCACCCGGTACCGGCTGGGCGACGCTCCCACCGCCGTATGCGTGTCACGGCTAGTGGCCCGCAAGGGGCAGGACTCACTTATCAGTGCCTGGCCGCGCGTGGTCGAACAAGTGCCGGAGGCCCGGCTAGTGATCGTCGGCTGGGGTCCTTACGCGAAGAAGCTGGCTCTACTGCGCCGTTCCTCCCCGGTGCGGGGGTCAATCACCCTCACCGGGAAGGTGCCCTACGACGAGCTGCCCGGCCACGTCGCTATGGGTGACGTCTTCGCGATGCCCTGCCGTACGCGCGGGCAGGGACTCGACGTCGAGGGCCTCGGTATCGTCTTTCTTGAGGCCTCCGCCGCGGGGCTGCCGGTCATCGCAGGCATGAGCGGCGGGGCGCCCGAGACGGTGGTGGAGGACGTGACCGGGAATGTCGTGGACGGCCGCGACGAGGACGCGCTGGTAGCAGCCCTCGTGCGTCAGCTGACCGACCCTGCGCTGCGCGCACGCATGGGCGAGGCCGGGCGCGCGCTCATGGTCGAGAAGTGGACCTGGCCCGGGCTGGTTGACAGCCTGGTGCAGACCATCGACGCCCGGTGA